The genomic DNA CCTCACCAAGACGTTGCAGGCGTTCCTGCTGGTGCCGGTCCTGGGGCTGGTCTACCTGATCGCCGCCCCCGGGTCGATCGGCCGGCGGGCCCTTGGCGCGCTTGCTGGAGTAAGCACCATGGTGCTGGCCGGTGGATGGTGGGTGGCGATCGTCGAGTTGCTGCCGGCGAACATGCGCCCGTACGTCGGGGGCAGCCAGACGAACTCGTTCCTGGAGCTGACCTTCGGCTACAACGGACTCGGGCGCATCGACGGCAACGAGACCGGCTCCGTCGGCGGCGGCCCGGTCGGAGCGGCCGGCGGGGCAGGCGGCGGCGGGAGCATGTGGGGCCAGACCGGACTGTTCCGCATGTTCCTGGGGATCTCCGGCGGCCACGTGAGCTGGCTGCTGCCGACCGCCCTGATCTTCCTCGTGGCGGGGCTGTGGGCCACCGCCCGCACTCGACGTACGGATCCGCTGCGCGCCGCGTTCCTCGTCTGGGGCGGCTGGACGATCGTGACCACGCTGGTGTTCTCGTTCATGGCGGGGATCTACCACGACTACTACACCGTGGCGCTGGCCCCCGGCATTGCGGGCCTCGTCGGACTGGGCGCCGGCCTCGGCTGGCGGCGCCGCGACGTCCGGTTGTGGACCGCGGTCCTGGCGCTCGGCACGGCAGCCGCCGCGATCTGGGCCTTCGTGCTGCTCACCCGGGTGGCGACGGTCGCGTACGGTCCGCTGCGGTACGTCGTGCTGATCGCCGGCCTCGCCGCCGCGCTGCTCCTCCTCGTCCACCACCGGATTCACCGGCGGGTGGTGCCGATCGTCGCCGCCACCGCGATCGCGGCCTCCCTCGCCGGTCCCGCGGCCTATTCCGCCTCCACGGTGACGAGCGCGCATCAGGGGTCGATCGTGACGGCTGGCCCAGCCGGCGTGGGGCAGGGCGGTCCCGGCGGTTTCGGTGGCCGTGGCCAGTTCGGCGGCGGCTTCCCGCCCGGCGCACCGGGCGCGCAACCCGGCGCGGGCATGCAACCCGGCGCAGGCACCCAGTCGGGCGGGGGCACTCAGCCCCAGTTCCCCGGCGGCATGCCCGGCGGCATGGGCGGGACAGGCGTGACGGGCAGGACCGGAGGGGCGAGCGGCCTGCTCAACGCCGCGACCCCCAGCACCGCGGTGGTGCAGGCCCTGCAGGCCAACGCCGGCAGCTACCGCTGGGTGGCCGCCACGATCGGGTCGCAGAACGCGGCCGGGCTCCAGCTCGGCACCGGCGAACCCGTGATGCCGATCGGCGGCTTCAACGGCTCGGACCCGAGCCCGACGCTGGCGCAGTTCCAGTCGTACGTGACGAGCGGCCAGATCCACTACTTCCTCGCCGGCGGCGGCATGGGCGGGCGGCAGAACGGCGGAAGCAACGCCGCCGCGCAGATCAGCGCCTGGGTGCAGGCCAACTACACCTCGGTGAACATCGGCGGCCAGACGTTCTACGACCTGACCCAGCCACTCGCCGACGCCTCGTGACGTGGAGGAACACCTGATGACCAACCCCGTTCTCGACGTCGTGGTCCCGGTCTACAACGAGGAGGCCACGCTCGCGGCCTGCGTCGACCGCCTCGACACCCACCTGCGCGCCACGTTCCCCTACCCGTACCGCATCACCATCGCCGACAATGCCTCCACCGATCGAACCTGGCAGGTGGCGAAGACCCTGGCCGCGCGGTACCCGACCGTCCTGCCCTACCACCTCGACCGCAAGGGTCGCGGGCGCGCACTCAAGGAGGTGTGGGGCCGCAGCGACGCGACGGTGCTGGCGTATCTGGACGTCGACCTGTCCACCGACCTCGACGCGCTGTGGCCATTGGTCGCGCCCCTGATGAGCGGGCATTCCGACCTGGCCATCGGCTCCCGGCTAAGCCACGGGTCGCGGGTGGTGCGTCAGCCGTTCCGCGAGTTCACTTCGCGCAGTTACAACCTCATCCTCCGCGGCGCACTGGGGGCCCGATTCAGCGACGCCCAGTGCGGGTTCAAGGCGATCCGCGCCGACGTCGCCCGCGAGCTGCTGCCGTGGGTGCAGGATCCGACGTGGTTCTTCGACACCGAACTGCTCGTGCTCGCCGAACGCTGTCGGCTGCGGATCCATGAGGTGCCGGTGGACTGGTACGACGACCCGGACAGCCGCGTCGACGTCGCCGGCACCGCCCGCGATGACCTGGCCGGCGTCCTGCGGATGCGGCGGACGTTCGCGCGGGGGCTGATCCCCGTCGATGACCTCGCGATCCGCATCGGGCGCGGGCGGCTCGGCAACTCGATCCTGGGGCAGGCGGGCCGATTCGCCGGCGTCGGCGCGGCGAGCACGGTCCTCAATCTCGCGGCGTTCGCGGCGATGCACGCCGCGGGGGTGGCCGCGCAGGTCGCCAACGCGCTGGCCCTCATCGTCGCCACGCTCTGGAACACCTCGGCGAACCGGCGCTTCACGTTCGGCGTGCGGAGCCGGCACGGCTGGTGGCGCCATCAGCTGGTGGGCCTGGCGATCTTCGCGCTGACCTGGGCGAGTTCGGCGTTCGCCCTCTGGGTGCTCGGTTGGGTCGCGCCGGGTGCGCCGACCGCGGTGGTCACCGCGGTGGTCGGTACGGCGAACGTAGTGGCCACCGTGGTGAAGTTCGTGGTGTTCCGGTCGTGGATGAGCGAGCCCCACCCGGCCGACGCCCGGTTCGTGGCCGAGGCCGAGCCGCCGCTGGCGGCTGACGCCGAAAGCGCCACCGGGGCCCGGCGCGAGGAGTCGCGCCGAGCCCCGGTGACCACTGGCGGAGGCGGAGGGATTTGAACCCTCGATGGGGTATAACCCCCAAACCCGCTTAGCAGGCGGGCGCCATAGACCGGACTAGGCGACGCCTCCACCGCTGGAGCGGCCTGGAGAGGCCGCCGCAGGACGTGGCAAGGTTACCCGGTCCCGGCGGCGCAAGACAAAAGCGTCCCAGGCGGACTCGAGGTCGCCCGTGGCCCCGGCGTGCGGACCGAGCCAGCCGAGGCCCCGGGCGTGCGTCGGCACGAGGCTTGGGACCCGGCACGAGGCTGGGCGACGGCACGAGGTCTGAGCACGGCGCCACCCGACTCCGCGCACGACGAAGGGCTCCCGGGTCGAAACCCGGGAGCCCTTCGTCGAAGTCTGAGGAGTGGCGACGCTCAGAGCGGGCGAACGTTGTCCGCCTGCGGGCCCTTGGGACCCTGCGTCACCTCGAACTCGACCCGCTGCGCCTCATCGAGGGAGCGGTAGCCACTCGTCTGAATGGCGGTGTAGTGAACGAAGACGTCGGGGCCGCCGCCGTCCTGAGCAATGAAACCGAAGCCCTTTTCGGCGTTGAACCACTTCACGGTGCCCTGAGCCATGCGAAATACAACTCTCTATCTGTGAGGCCGTCGGCGCGAACCCATCGTGCGCGCCGCCTGGCTGCGGCGTACCCCGTCACCGCGGGACAGGCCCACTTCCCGGCCCTTGCTGATGCTTGGACCGGATTATGCTGCGAGGAACTGCTTGTGCAACCAGCTTCACCGTAGCACGGAGCTCCCACGGGCCAATAGGTCGGTTGCCCAGTTTCTTCGGCCGGCCGGTGCGCTCAGCCGCGCGCCGGCGCCTCGCAGCCGCAGCTGCGGCGATGCAGGATCTCCCCCGCCAGCCGCAACGATTGCGCCGGTGCGTCCGGCGTGTTCATGCGCCGGATGAGCATCTGCACGGCGCGAGCTCCGATCGCGAACCACGGCTGGACCAGCGTGGTCATGGCCGGCTCGGCGACGCCGGACCAGGGCACCTCGTCGAAGCTCACCATCGCCAGGTCCCCGGGCACGGAGACGCCGGCCGCGCGGGCGGCGCGAAGGGCGCCGACGGTGGCGGCGTACCCGGCCGTGAACAACGCAGTCGGCGGGGCGGGGCTCGCCAAGAGTGCCCCGACGGACCGCCGCGCCGCGTCCTCCCCGGCGCACTCCGCGACGACCAAATCCGGGTCGATGGCGAGGCGACGGCGGCGATGGGCTTCCTCGTAGCCGTGGCGCCGCTCCCGGAAGGTGGGATGGCCGGTCGGGCCGCCCACGTAGGCGATCCGCGTGTGCCCGCGCTGCATCAGGTGCTCGACCAGCGAACAGGCCGCGGCCTCGTTCTCCACGCCGACCTGGTCCGCGCGGACGTCCTGGACGCGGTCCACGACGACGAACGGCACCGATCGTTCCTGGATGAGCTTGAGGGCGCCGTCCTCACCGGCGACCGAGGGGACCAGCAGGAGCCCGTGCACGTGGTGCGCGAGCAGCCGCGCGACGACCCGCGCCTCGTGCTCCGGATCGTCGTGGGTGTCGGCCAGGAGCATCTGCAGCCCCCGCCGGGAGGCCTCCTCCTCGATGCCGTCGACCAGCTCGCGCAGACCCGCGTTCACCGAGGCGGACAGCGCCAGTCCGATGGTCAGCGTCGAGCCCGCAGCAAGGGACCCGGACACCGGACGATGCCGAAATCCCAGGCGCTCCATGGACTCCAGGACCAGGCGCCTGGTTTCGGGGTTGACCGGCCGGGTGCCATTGACCACGTGCGACACGGTGCTGACGGACACGCCCGCATCCCGGGCGACCATCGTCATCGTGACAGTGGGCATGGGCACATCTTCGCGCACCAGATCGCTCCGAGACGAGGTCCGCGTGGTCCCGGCGCGCTGACGGGATGCCCCACTCCCACCGCACATACCCCCGCCGGTATCATGGGCTCCTCCCGGAATCGTGCCGGGTGTGGCGACCGGCCCGCCGGTCCCGGTTGGAAGGCGATGCCCATGGTCTCCTTGGATCCCGACGACATGGCTCCGGTCATCAACCGACTGCGCCGAGCCCAGGGGCAGTTGGGGGGCGTGCTCGCCATGATCGAGGACGGCCGCGAGTGCGAGGACGTCGTCACCCAGCTCGCGGCCGTGAGCAAGGCGGTCGATCGGGCGGCGTACACGCTGATCGCGTCCACGTTGCGGCGCTGCATCGACGCCGGGGACGAGTCCAGCCTGGACGCCAAGCGCCTGGAGAAGATCTTCCTGTCCTTCGCGTGATCACGCGGTACGCCGACACGGCCGACGGCTCACTGAGGCTCGCCGGGCCCGCCGTAGACTGGGCCTGCTCGGGCAACCGGGCAGGGAGGGCTCGCATAGTGGCCTAGTGCGGCGGTCTTGAAAACCGCTATGGGGTGATCCCTCATCGTGGGTTCGAATCCCACGCCCTCCGCATCGTCAGCACGAGTCGCTTGCTGATTCCCCGCGCTCGACCGGGTCTAGCTCGGCCGCCCCAGTTGGGCCATCAACCGTTCGGTGGCACTCGCGTCGGGGCGCGCCGGGATCGGCGGCGCGAAGTTCGGGTTGGCAGCCGTGGTCACGCGGTCGGTCAACGCGCGAGCATAGTCCAGCAGCTCCGGCGCCAACTCCAGGCGTCGGCCCAGCGAATGCTCGATGTCCCAGGCGTGCACCATCGCGTCTACGACGGGAAAGGCCAGGGCCGCGGACAACGGCATGCGCGCGCCCCGCATCTCGCGCGGCGCACCCAGGTCGGCCTCCGCCAAGGCGGCCAAGGCGCCCGCGCAGGTGTCGCGAAGTTCGGCGACGGGGTCGGCCACGTACCAGGCCTCCGGATCCGATCGCAGCTGCGAGATCGCCTCGTCACGCGCGAGGCCGCGGGCCTTGGCGACGCTCCCGGTCACGTGCGCGACCACGTCCCGCACGGACCAGCCGTCGAGGTTCGACGGCCGCTCCCAGTCCCCCTCCTCCAGGCGTCCCACCACATCCTCGAGCAGCCGGAACGACTCGCGTGCCACATTCACCGCTGAACCCCCTTGACCGTGCCGGCTCCTGGCGAGCTGCCGCAGCAACTCGCCGCTCAGAATAGAGCGCCGGCGACCGCGCGCCCACCGAGCGAGACCCGGTCCGGCGCGCGTCGCCGGACCGGGTTTCGTGCTGGGTGGGCGTCAACCCGTGCTGGCCGTCAGCGGGTCAGACGGGGCAGCGGGTCAGGGTTCAGCGGGTCAGCGTCCCCGTCCAGAGGGCGTTGTCGGTTCCTCGCCCGAACACCGCTGCCTGGCCCGCG from Austwickia sp. includes the following:
- a CDS encoding glycosyltransferase family 39 protein, whose protein sequence is MNVTATEASRGPATSDVPPPSPTLPAYDTPSALGAPRDSWIDRRSLRHWPRAERLGFGALLLATLGFYLYGLSANGYANSFYSAAAQAGSVDWTAFFFGSSDAGNSITVDKPPAALWVMALSLRLFGLNSWAILVPEVLMGVATVGLLYRSVRRYVGHGGAMLAGAALALTPVAVLMFRFNNPDALLTLLLVAAAWATLRAIEPEEQTPYGGARRRFAMTSVRWFAVVGLFVGLAFLTKTLQAFLLVPVLGLVYLIAAPGSIGRRALGALAGVSTMVLAGGWWVAIVELLPANMRPYVGGSQTNSFLELTFGYNGLGRIDGNETGSVGGGPVGAAGGAGGGGSMWGQTGLFRMFLGISGGHVSWLLPTALIFLVAGLWATARTRRTDPLRAAFLVWGGWTIVTTLVFSFMAGIYHDYYTVALAPGIAGLVGLGAGLGWRRRDVRLWTAVLALGTAAAAIWAFVLLTRVATVAYGPLRYVVLIAGLAAALLLLVHHRIHRRVVPIVAATAIAASLAGPAAYSASTVTSAHQGSIVTAGPAGVGQGGPGGFGGRGQFGGGFPPGAPGAQPGAGMQPGAGTQSGGGTQPQFPGGMPGGMGGTGVTGRTGGASGLLNAATPSTAVVQALQANAGSYRWVAATIGSQNAAGLQLGTGEPVMPIGGFNGSDPSPTLAQFQSYVTSGQIHYFLAGGGMGGRQNGGSNAAAQISAWVQANYTSVNIGGQTFYDLTQPLADAS
- a CDS encoding bifunctional glycosyltransferase family 2/GtrA family protein → MTNPVLDVVVPVYNEEATLAACVDRLDTHLRATFPYPYRITIADNASTDRTWQVAKTLAARYPTVLPYHLDRKGRGRALKEVWGRSDATVLAYLDVDLSTDLDALWPLVAPLMSGHSDLAIGSRLSHGSRVVRQPFREFTSRSYNLILRGALGARFSDAQCGFKAIRADVARELLPWVQDPTWFFDTELLVLAERCRLRIHEVPVDWYDDPDSRVDVAGTARDDLAGVLRMRRTFARGLIPVDDLAIRIGRGRLGNSILGQAGRFAGVGAASTVLNLAAFAAMHAAGVAAQVANALALIVATLWNTSANRRFTFGVRSRHGWWRHQLVGLAIFALTWASSAFALWVLGWVAPGAPTAVVTAVVGTANVVATVVKFVVFRSWMSEPHPADARFVAEAEPPLAADAESATGARREESRRAPVTTGGGGGI
- a CDS encoding cold-shock protein; the protein is MAQGTVKWFNAEKGFGFIAQDGGGPDVFVHYTAIQTSGYRSLDEAQRVEFEVTQGPKGPQADNVRPL
- a CDS encoding LacI family DNA-binding transcriptional regulator, coding for MPTVTMTMVARDAGVSVSTVSHVVNGTRPVNPETRRLVLESMERLGFRHRPVSGSLAAGSTLTIGLALSASVNAGLRELVDGIEEEASRRGLQMLLADTHDDPEHEARVVARLLAHHVHGLLLVPSVAGEDGALKLIQERSVPFVVVDRVQDVRADQVGVENEAAACSLVEHLMQRGHTRIAYVGGPTGHPTFRERRHGYEEAHRRRRLAIDPDLVVAECAGEDAARRSVGALLASPAPPTALFTAGYAATVGALRAARAAGVSVPGDLAMVSFDEVPWSGVAEPAMTTLVQPWFAIGARAVQMLIRRMNTPDAPAQSLRLAGEILHRRSCGCEAPARG
- a CDS encoding metal-sensitive transcriptional regulator, translating into MVSLDPDDMAPVINRLRRAQGQLGGVLAMIEDGRECEDVVTQLAAVSKAVDRAAYTLIASTLRRCIDAGDESSLDAKRLEKIFLSFA
- a CDS encoding TIGR03086 family protein, with translation MNVARESFRLLEDVVGRLEEGDWERPSNLDGWSVRDVVAHVTGSVAKARGLARDEAISQLRSDPEAWYVADPVAELRDTCAGALAALAEADLGAPREMRGARMPLSAALAFPVVDAMVHAWDIEHSLGRRLELAPELLDYARALTDRVTTAANPNFAPPIPARPDASATERLMAQLGRPS